The Thermodesulfovibrionales bacterium genomic interval AAAAAATCAAGATAGGCCATTTTACATCTTCCCCAGGGTAGAGATTATCTCGTATATTGGTCCTATAAGACCTACGACTATGAAGGCGAACATTATACCTATAATTCCGATAACCACCGGTTCTATTAGCTTGCCCAGTCTCTGAGAAATATCATCAAGTTTCTGGAGATAAAAATCGGAAAGGAATTTTAATTGTTCATCCATATTTCCTGTTGTTTCACCAACCCTCAGCATCCTTCCAATAAGAGGTGGGAAGATATCTTCCCTTGCAATTCCATCAGCGATACTCCCACCCGCAATAACCTGTTCCTTTATCCTCGTTATTGCCCTTCTGAAGGGTACACTGTCCATTACCTGAAGTAGCATATCAAAGGTCCTGTCAATGGTGATGCCGGCTACAGTGAGTATCCTGAACTGTTCCGAAAAGAGTGCCAGCAGTTTATTATGAACAATCAATTTTATGATGGGCAACCGAAGAACCATTCTATCTATCATGTACTTTGTATCTTCTCTAAAACTGAGAAGCCTTAATAGAAAATAGATTCCGAGAAATCCCAGGGGCAGGATAAACCAGAACTCCCTAGAGAATTCACTTACCTTCATGAGAATCCTTGTTGTAACTGGAAGGTCAATCCTCAGGTCTTTAAAGACCTGCATTATCTTTGGAAGGACATAGACAAGCCAGAAGAACATAGCACCAAGTGTTGCCATCAGTGCAAAAAAAGGATATATCATTGCTCTCTTTATAGCCTGATTGAGGTCTTCTATCCTTTTAAGATGTTCTGATATTTCTCTCAGACTCAGATCCAGCCTTCCGGTCTCTTCTCCCACCTTAATAAGATTCAGGAAAACGGACGGGAAAATGGCCCTGTGCTGTTCAAGGGCGTCAGAGAAGGTTGAACCAAGCTCTATATTGGAAGTTATAGCCCTCAGTTTCTCTCTGAAAAAAGGATCCTTTTCTGATTCTGTAAGTTCCCTTAATGCTTCTGTTATGGGTATGCCAGCCCGCAGCATTATGGAAAGATTGTTTGAAAATTCAATCAGAGTGCTTCTCTTAATTTTTCTAAGAAGGAATCCCTTAAGGACATTTTCCCTGGCAGAAATCCTTTTTATCCTTAGGACATACAGTCCTGCTGCCTGAAGGCTGTCGAGGGCTGACCTTTCATCCACATGCTCAATTGACGATCTTATTTTCCTTCCATCCCTGTCTATTGCTATATACTGAAATTCAGCCATCTCATCCAGCAACCCTTGTAAGTTCTTCTAATGAAGTAAGACCCCTCAGAACCTTTCTTATACCATCATCCCTCATAAAAGTAGTACCTTTTTTACGGGCCGCATCTTTCATAGAAGTAACAGGCATTCCGCTGGCAATCATCTCTCTCAGTTCATCATCAAAAATAATAACCTCTCCAATAGCTGTTCTGCCAGTGTAACCAGTGTGATGACAGAATTCGCAGCCAGCGGGAGCGAAGAGCTTTCTTGTTTCTTTAATCTCTTCTTTTAATAAAGGGTCGGTGGTCTGGCCGATAAGTACTGAGAGCATATCTGGAGTTAGAGGCTTTTCAACCTTACACTTAGGGCAGAGGAGTCTAACAAGCCTCTGGGCTATCACACCGAGTATCGAGGAGCTTAGCAGAAATCTATCAATGCCAAGATCAATGAGCCTGGGCACAGCTGTTACAGCATCATTTGTGTGGAGTGTACTCAGGACAAGATGTCCTGTAATTGAGGCCCTTATGGCTATCTTTGCGGTTTCTTCATCCCTTATTTCACCGAGAAATATTACATCAGGGTCCTGCCTCATGAAATTCCTTCCCGCCATGATGAAGTCAAGTCCTATTTTTTCATTCACCTGAACCTGTCGTACAAAACTCATTCTATATTCAACTGGGTCTTCAATGCTGAGGACGTTCCTCTCAAGAAGATTGATCTCTCTCATAGCAGCATATATGGTGGTGGTCTTACCACTTCCTGTTGGACCTGCAACTATGATCATACCATGGGGTTTGGAGAAAAGGATTTTAAGTTTCTTTATGTCTTCGGTCTGAAATCCAAGATTTCCAAGCCTCAAAAGCGCTCCACTGAAACCTAGAACCCTTATTACAACATTCTCTCCGTAAATGGTTGGCACAATAGAAACCCTCATCTCATAGTTTTTGTCAAGGAATGAAAACACGAAGGCTCCGTCCTGTGGCAGTCTCTGTTCTGTGATGTCAAGTCTTGAAAGAACCTTTATTCTTGATATCATGGGGATCTGGGCTATCTTAGGTATGCAGAAACCGTGCTGGAGAATCCCATCTATTCTGTAGAAGACGTCCACAGAATCATAGGAACTTGATATGTGTATATCTGTGGCCTTTCTTCTCATGCCTTCTGTTAAAATAAGTTCAACGAGGCTTGAAACCTGCTGGGGAGATGCTGTTTCCTGATTTTTTAGTTCTGATATTATCTTCTCTAGTTTCTCTTTTATAGGATTCTCCATAAAATAATAGGCTCTTTCAAGAACATCATTGAAAGATTCAGAGTCAACAACAGCCACATGAGGTGGTGAACCAGTAAGCCTTGTTACAGCATCTATTGCAGCAACATTACCAGGATTAGTTATTCCGATAAGTAGCCTTCCGTTTCTGAATTCAATAGGAATAAAACTGAATCTCTGAGCCATTGATTGTGGAATCTTCTGGAGAACCTCGGCTGAGATGGGATAATTAATTACGTCAATGAATTCAAGGCCTGCTTGCTCAGCAAGTGTCTGGGCTATATCCATGGCTGAAACAAAACCCAGTCTTACAAGTATATCGCCAAGAAGCTGGCCGGTCACCTGCTGGTGTCTAAGTGCAACCTGAAGCCTTGCTTCATTGAGAAGACCTTTTTCTTTTAAAAGCTCACCGAGGAGTTTTTTCATCTCTGGGGTAGGTCTCGGTCGCTGCAACAGGTCTCAGCATTATTACAAGCTCTTTCCTGTCTTTAATCTTTTCATGGCTCTTAAATAGTGTTCCTATGAGGGGAAGGCTGCCGAGAAGAGGAACCCTGTTTTCCCTCACAGAATCCTTATCCTGTATAAGGCCACCTATAATGATGGTTTCACCATTTTTTACCTTTATTATAGTGCTCATCTCTCTAAGATCAACCGTTGGAAGGGATATCTGTACAATATTCTGACCTGGCTGGCCTATAGTTCTTTCCTCCATAGATACAAGGTCTGAGATTATGGGGGTTATGGTCATGGAAATCTCACCTCTGTCATCAACAAAGGGGATAACACCGAGCATTATTCCAGAAAGCAGGCTTGATGTCGTCACTGTAAAGGTTATGGTTGGAGCAGTACCTGTTGTAGTGGTTGTTGTCTCCACCCTTGATATGAAAGAAAAATTTCTTCCCACACTCAAAAGAGCAGTCTGTCCATTCATTATATTTATTTTTGGATTTGAAAGGACGTTTACCCTTCCCTGAGTCTCAAGTGCTCTGAGTATGGAGTTAAAATTAGCTCCTGTAATGCCTATACTGAATCTGGGTATATCAACTACATCTTTAAATCCTGTGGTGCCCACAGAGATATCACCAACACCGCGCCAGTTGTCAAGAAAGGTCCAGTCAATACCATATCTAAGGGTATCGTTAAGCTGCACCTCTGCTATTCTTGCCTCGATCATTACCTGTCTTGAAAGTGACTCCTTTAATCTATTCAAGAATCTTTCCACCTGGCCAAGATCCCTCTTTCCTGCTGTTACAAAGACAGTGCCCGTGACCTTATTGAGTGTGAATGACGGCTTAAGTGGTGCTACAGACATATCAAGTATCTTTTTAATGGATTCTTCAATGCTCTTCCAGAAATCATAGGCACCTCTGTCAGATGCTATTTTCTGAGATATTTCACCACGTATATTTCCAGTAGTAAGACCTTCTGCTGTCTGAATTCCTCCAAGAATATCTCCTCCAAGGTTCACATCAATGCTCTGTGATAAAGGCGGCAGGGGAAGCTCAAAGACCTTTGTCCTCTGGGGAATAATCCTGAGAATATTGTTTTTTATTTCCCAGAAATAATCGAGACCGTCAAAAACGGCCTCAAGGGCCTCATAGAGTGTGACACCTTTCAGAGTTATTGTTAGCGGAGTTTCCGAATTCACTCCATTTTCAATTACAAGATTTAGTCCTCCTGCATCTGCAATAATATGAAGAACATCTCTGAGTGGTGAGTTCCTTAATTTTAAGTCTATCTTTATTTCTTTAAGGGGTGAAAGTTCTTCATTTACTGGAAGTGGTTCAGGAGGAAGTTCCTTAACAGGCCTTGATTCATGCTCAACCGCAGGTGGTTCAATGGTCTCCAATGAGCTTTTAATTTCTTTATGGGCACAGGATAGAAAACAACAGACAAGAATGAATATTAATAGTTTTTTCAATAAATAACCTCCTCTCTTTAAAACACTCTCCGGGCAGAAGCTAACTCGCTTCCCGGAGCTATAAATAAAATATAATAACCTGTAGTCTTTGTCAAGGAAAATTAACATTTTATTTGATTTATTCTTTATCCTTAGGCTAAAATTTTACAGGCTGTCTTTAGAGGGCGGATTATTGATTAATAATAGGAGGTATTTATGAAGAGATTATTAATATTATTACTTTCTGGATTCGTTGTCCTGGGTTTATCTATTACAAAGGTTAATGCTCAGGACGCCGGAGAGCTTGGCATCAAGCTCCAGAGTATAAATTTTGAAGACATCTCTGACAGCAAGGCCTATGCCTCTGTTTTTGGCTACATCAATACTGCACCAAATGCAGCAATAGGTTTTGAGATCGGAACAGCGAATATAGAGGATGAAACTTATTATATCCTTGGCAATCGTTACGAGGAATCTATTGATTTCACACCAATTGAGGTGAATCTCAAGCTCCGGGCAAAATCCAGGGGGGAGACAGGTTTTGAATTGGATCTCGGTGGAGGTGTTAGCTATAATGTCCTGAACTATGAACTTTATATAAATAATGTTAAAGTAGCTGATGAGAATAAGAATCTCTTTGGCTGGCAGGCCTTTGTATCAGGAAAGTATTTCTTCACACCGCAGAGAGCCAGTTTTGGAATCTTTACCGGCTTTGAGATTAAATACCAGTGGGTTGATTCTTTTACGGAATATGGAGAGGAGATAGACCTCTCAAATACAAGATTCGGTCTTGAGCTCGGTGTTATGTTCTGATAAAGGAGCCTGGCAGGCCGTTAGAGCAGAGCAATCTTTAAAAAGGAAAACCTTCTATTATCTTCTTTTACTATTCTTCTGCTCTGCTCTAACTGGTTGCAGGATTGAGCATGAGATAAGGGAACGAGAGTCCATAAGGGTTGGAACCCTTGCAGATGCAAGGATGCTCCTGCCCCTTTTTGCCTCTGATAGTGCCTCTGCTGAAATAAGCAGTCTTATATTCAATGGTCTCACAAAATATAACAAGAATATTAAACTAGTAGGTGACCTCGCAGAATCCTGGCAAATTAAAAATAATGGTAGAGAAATTATCTTTCACCTTAGAAGAAATGTGAAATGGCATGATGGAAGAGAATTTACCTCAAGAGATGTGCTCTTTACCTACAGGGCTGTTACAGATCCCAAAAATCCTACTCCCTATGGAGGAATATACGGTCCTGTTGATAGGGTTGAGGCTATTGATAAATACACTGTGAGGGTTATATATAAAGAACCCTTTGCACCAGCACTTGAATCATGGTCAATGGGGATACTGCCAGCCCATCTTCTTGAAGGAAAAGATCTTGCAAAGAGTGAACTTAACAGGGCGCCAGTTGGAACAGGTCCTTATAGATTTAAAAGATGGATTACAGGTCAGAGGATTGAACTTGAGAGATTTGATGATTATTTTGAGGGAAGACCAAATATTAAGAAATATATAGCAAGGATAATCCCTGATATGTCTACCATGTTTCTGGAATTGAAGTTTGGTGGTATCGATTACATGGGACTGACACCGGCCCAGTACAAACTGAAGGCTGATACAGAATATTTCAAAAAGCGATTCCAGAAATTCAGATATCCTGCTTTTGGTTATACCTATCTTGGATTCAATCTACTTGATGAAAGGTTCAAGGAAAAGAGGGTAAGGCAGGCTATTGCCTATGCTATTGATAAGGACAAGATAATAAGAGGGGTGCTTCTTGGATATGGCAGACCCTGTACAGGTCCTTTTCCGCCTGATTCATGGGCATATAATAAAAAAATTAAAGGTTATCCATATGATCCAGCAAAGGCACTGGAACTCCTTATGGAAGCTGGATGGAAGAGAGGAGATGATGGGATATTGAGAAAAAATGGTGTACCCTTTAAATTCACTGTACTTGTAAATCAGGGAAATACACAGCGACTCATGGCTGCCCAGATAATCAAGGAGGATCTTAAAAAAATAGGTATTGAGATGGATATCAGGGTCCTTGAGTGGCAGACCCTCCTGCATCAGTTTATTGATAAAAGGGCCTTCGAGGCAGTGATAATGGGATGGGCTCTTTCAAGAGATCCTGACATTTATGATATATGGCATTCATCAAAGACAAGAGAGGGTGAGTTTAATTTTATATCTTACAGAAATCCAGAGGTTGACAGCCTGCTTCTCAAAGGAAGGACAACTCTGAATATAGAAGAAAGAAAGAAGATTTACTGGAGGATACACGAAATATTACATGAGGATCAACCCACTGTCTTTTTATATGTACCTGATGCCCTTCCTGTTATCCATAAAAGATTTAAAGGAATAGAACCATCACCAATCGGTATATGGCATAATTTCATTCACTGGTATGTGGAATAGATATTTTTCAATCATTCTTTTTTATTTCACACTTCACGCCCTCAAAAGCATATACAATCCTTTTTTCTCTCTCAAGTTTCTCCTCAGGAAAGGGTATTGGTACTAAATCCTTCATGTATTTCAGTAGTTCTTCCTTTGAAGGCAGATCCTCTAATCTTTCTCCCCTGAGCCTCCCTGAAGGTACGTCGAGAAGTCTTAATCTCTCACCATCAGTGACTGCTGCAAAAGGTATCTGGTGTTCTTTTATAACTCTTGCAAAGGCAAGGACATATCTCTCCCATGATTCTATTGATGTTGGAGCACATCTAATCAGGACCGCCTCCCTTCCACCAGCCTTTATAATGAAGTCAATGGATATCTTTATACTGCAATCACTGAGTGGTAGTTCAAACTCGGGGTCAACAATTATGTCCTCTCTTGAGAATCCCCTCTCCTTTATGAGAAATTCCCATGTCTTCATCCTTATACCACTTAACTGAATCAGTTCCAAACTTTCTTCTGCTGTTATTCTCTCTTTTATTAACTCTTCTCTTGAGACTTTATTCTCCAAGATAGGCCCTCCTTAATTCTTCGTTCTTGAGAAGTTCAGAACCGGTCCCTTCCATTCGCAAAGTTCCGTTTTCTAACACATAAGCCCTTGATGATAACTTAAGAGCAGCCTTTGCATTCTGCTCCACTAGAAGTACTGTTACACCCCGGGAATTTATTTTTTTAATTATAGAAAATATCCTCGTGACCATTATTGGTGAAAGACCTAAGGAAGGCTCATCAAACATTATAAGCTCTGGCTCTGACATTAGAGCCCTTGCGATTGCAAGCATCTGCTGTTCTCCTCCACTGAGTGTTCCAGCTACCTGGTTTCTCCTTTCCTTTAATACCGGAAAGAATTCAAAAAGCTCCTCAATTAATGAAGCAGAAATTTTTTTTGTAAAGGCTCCGAGCTCAAGATTCTCTGCTACTGTCAGATTGGAAAATATCCTCCTTCCTTCCGGTACAAGAACCAGCCCTTTTTTCATAACCTCATGGGCCGGAAGACCTGTAATATCCTGTCCTTTGAAAAGTATTCTTCCCGAGGCAGGTCTTACTCCTCCTGCTATGCTCATAAGGGTAGAGGTTTTTCCTGCTCCATTTGCACCAATAATTGAGACGATCTCGCCCTCTTTCACAGAGAGGTTAATACCTCTCACAGCTTTTATCGGTCCGTAGCTTACATGAAGGTCAGTGACCTCAAGCATGGATCTCCTTTCCCAGATAGGCTTCAATCACAAGAGGATCGTTCTTTACCATATCTGGTGTTCCTTCTGCTATTTTCACGCCATGATCTAGAACCACTATCCACTCAGATACTCCCATCACAACTCTCATATCGTGTTCAATCAGTACTACTGTTTTCCCAATCTCTTTTAATCTTTTTATAATGTCCATCATCTCCGAGCTTTCCTGGGGATTCATTCCAGCAGTAGGCTCATCAAGAAGTATTACCTCAGCCTCTGTAGCCAGTGCCCTTGCTATCTCAAGCCTTCTCTGACTTCCATAAGGCAATTCTCCTGCGAGTTTTTCGAGTTCTTCATGAAGGTTTACGAATTCAAGATATTCATAAGCCTTCTGTAAAATCGCCTCTTCCTGTTTTAAGAAATTTTTTCTTTTTATAAAAATAGAAAATATATTTTGGCTGTAAGAGTTATGCTGAGCTACAAGAACATTCTGAAGGACTGTCATCTCCTTAAATAACCTGATATTCTGGAATGTCCTGCTGATACCTGCCTCTGCTATCTTATGGGGTGGCAGACCCACTATATTTTTCCCCCTGAAGAGTATCTCTCCCTTTGAGGGTTTTGTAAGACCTGTTAGGCAATTAAAAAGGGTGGTCTTTCCGGCTCCATTCGGTCCAATTATTGAAAAAATAGCATTCTCCCTGATTCTGAAAGAAACCTCCTCCAGAGCAGCAAGTCCCCCAAAATACTTTGTAAGGTTTTTAAATTCTATAATATGCATATTCCTTTCTACAACATCCTCTCTAAATCAAACTTATTTACAAAAGGTTATGTTAAGCCTTTTTCAAAAGGCTCCTTGAGCCCACTATCCCCTGTGGTCTGAATATCATCATAAATATAAGCCCTGCTCCAAGAAATATCATCCTGAACTGTTCAAATTCCCTAAGTACCTCAGGAAGTGCTACAAGTATAACTGCGCCAATTACCGGTCCGGCTATTGTAGCCTGGCCACCGAGTATTACCATCGCCACTATGAGAACTGATTCTAAAAAAGTAAAACTCTCCGGAGAGACAAATCTCATCTTTGCTGCAAATAGCTGTCCTGCCAGTCCTGCCCAGAAAGCACCAAAGACAAAGGCATAGAGTTTGTAAAGAAAGGTATTTATTCCCATTGCAGAGGCAGCTATCTCATCATCCCTGATACTCATCCATGCCCTCCCAGCCTTTGAATTAATGACCTTCTTAATTAAAAAAACTGTTAAAAATACAAAGAAGATAACAAGATAGTAAAATTCTGTAACACCGTTTAATTCAAATCCCAGTACGGATGGACGTTTAATTCCTGGTATTCCATTTGGACCATTTGTGAGGCTAACCCAGTTATTAAGGACTATCCTTGTTATCTCTCCAAATCCCAGTGTAACAATGGCAAGATAATCACCCCTTAATCTCAGAGCAGGTATTCCAAGAAGAAACCCTGCTATAGCGCTCAATGTTACTGATATTGGAAGGCAGAGCCAGAATCCAATATTAAGCCCTGTATTTAGCAGGGCATAGCTGTAGGCGCCAATAGCATAGAAGGCTGCAAAACCGAGATTAAGAAGTCCTGTGTATCCAACCATAATGTTCAGCCCGAGGGCAAGGATTATATATATTCCTGCAAGGACTGCCACATCTATTACATAAGTACTGGCAAAAAGCGGAATAAGAAGGCTGATAATCAGGATGAAATAGATATTGAAAATCCCTGAAAATTTTTTTATAAAAAGGAAATCCTTCTTTTTTTCTTGAAAATAAGAAAATTTTTTAAAAAAACTCCAGAGAATTTCTATGCCAAGAATAACACCTGATATTGCTGTAGCAGTCTTCATGCCTGTAAAAGGCAGGGATAAAAGGCCAAACCATAGAGGTGGCATAAACCACTTCAAGGACCTCATACCTTCTCCTCCACGGTTCTTCTAAACAGGCCTGATGGTCTTATAAGAAGGATGATTATCAGTACAATAAAGGCATAGGCATCCTTGTATTCACTTGATATATAACCTGCGGCAAGACCCTCTATGAGACCAAGAAGAATTCCACCGAGCATTGCACCAGGAATGCTTCCTATCCCTCCGAGCACAGCAGCAGTGAACGCCTTAATACCCGCTATGTAGCCCATGTAATAATTAATCAGGCTGTAATAAAGGGTGACCATAAATCCTGCAATGGCAGCAAGGGCAGAGCCTATTATAAAGGTCATGGCTATTATTCTGTCAGGATTGATTCCCACAAAGGATGCCATGAGTCTGTCCTGTGCTACAGCCCTCATTGCCTTACCAGTCTTGGTCTTTAAGATAAAGAGATTGAGCAGCAGCATGATTAGTGTTGAGCCAATTATTATGGTAAGCTGGACAGCTGTAATCCTTGCTTCTCCTATCGTAATTCCTTTATCAGAAAAGAGTGAAGGAAATACCTTATAGGTAGCTCCCTGGGTAATCATTACAAAATTCTGAAGAAATATTGATACACCTATGGCACTTATAAGAGGACTGAGCCTTGGAGCGCCTCTTAATGGCCTGTAGGCAATCCTTTCAACAGTAGCTCCATAGGCTGAGACAAAAAGTACAGAAACCACGAGGCTGAGGAGCAAGCTCAGCAGTATGGAGGCCTCTGTGAATTTTGCACCTGTAAATATGGCAAAGGTGATTACTGTCATATAGGCACCGAGCATGTATATCTCACCATGGGCAAAATTTATAAGCTGAAGTATTCCGTAGACCATGGTGTATCCTAAGGCTATGAGGGCATAGACATAGCCGAGGGTTAATCCGTGTATGAGCTGCTGGAGAAACATATTTTTTACTGTGAGAGTTTTTTCTTTAAAATTTCATTAACAATCTGCGGTGATGCCTTTCCTTTTGTAAGCTTCATCACCTGTCCGACAAAGAATCCCAGCAGTTTATCCTCTCCTTTTTTATATCTCTCAACTTCCTTTGGAGAATTTTTAAGGACCTCCTCAATTGCCTTTTCTATGAAGGATTCATCTGTGATCTGAACAAGACCCTTTTCCTTTACTATATCATCAGGAGATCTTCCTGTTTTATATACCTCCTCAAATACTGTTTTGGCTATCTTTTGAGACACTATGCCCTCGTCAATCAATTTAAGAAGCCTTACAAGAGATTCAGGTTTTACAGGACAATCATCAAAGCTTCTGCCTTCCTCATTAAGGAGTCTTGAAAGTTCTCCCATTATCCAGTTTGCCACTGCCTTTGGCTGGGCACCAAGACTTACTGCCTTTTCAAACCACTCAGCCATGCTGAGTTCCTGAGCCAAAAACTGGGCATCATAAACCGGAAGGCCATATTCTTTAATAAATCTCTCCTCTTTATGATCTGGCAGTTCTGGAAGGGTTTTCCTTACCTCCTCTATAAATTCCTTAGATAACTCCACTGGTACAAGGTCTGGTTCAGGAAAGTATCTGTAATCATGAGCCTCTTCCTTTGACCTCATGGACTGGGTTGTCTCTGTCCTTGAGTCCCAGAGCCTTGTCTCCTGTATGACCCTGCCTCCCTCTTCAAGAACCCTTATCTGCCTCTCTATTTCATATTCAATTGCCCTCTCGACGAATCTGAAGGAGTTTATATTTTTAATCTCTGTCTTCACTCCAAATTCAGTGCTTCCCGCAGGTCTTACCGAGACATTGGCATCGCATCTAAGGGAACCCTGCTCCATATTTCCATCACATACACCAAGATATCTGAGAATCTGCCTAAGCCTCCTCATGAAATAAGCTGCCTCTTTCGGGCTTCTGATATCAGGCCTTGTTACAATCTCCATAAGGGGGACACCTGCCCTGTTAAGGTCAACAAGGCTGTAATCACCATCATGGATATTTTTACCTGCATCCTCTTCAAGATGAATCCTGATAATTCCAATCCTTCTCCTTATGCCATCAACCTCTATATCAAGATAACCATCTTCACAGAGGGGTAATTCATACTGGCTTATCTGATAACCCTTTGGCAGATCAGGATAAAAATAATTCTTTCTTGCAAACCTGCTGTAAGGTGATATCCTGCAATTTAAGGCAAGGCCTGTTTTTACAGTATAGAGTACTGCTTTTTTATTAAGAACAGGCAGGACTCCTGGCATTCCAAGACAGACGGGACAGACCTGTGTATTTGGCTCTGCACCGAATGTTGTTGGGCATCCACAGAATATCTTTGAGCCTGTTAGAAGCTGGGCATGAATCTCAAGCCCTATTACAGCCTCGTACTGAGTTTTTCCTTTTGCCATAAGACCTCTACCCGCAGAATAAAGTAAGCTATTATAACAGATTTTGTTCTGAGAGCACGGTATATCATTATTTCAATATTTCAATCCAAAGATTTAAC includes:
- a CDS encoding type II secretion system F family protein, with the protein product MAEFQYIAIDRDGRKIRSSIEHVDERSALDSLQAAGLYVLRIKRISARENVLKGFLLRKIKRSTLIEFSNNLSIMLRAGIPITEALRELTESEKDPFFREKLRAITSNIELGSTFSDALEQHRAIFPSVFLNLIKVGEETGRLDLSLREISEHLKRIEDLNQAIKRAMIYPFFALMATLGAMFFWLVYVLPKIMQVFKDLRIDLPVTTRILMKVSEFSREFWFILPLGFLGIYFLLRLLSFREDTKYMIDRMVLRLPIIKLIVHNKLLALFSEQFRILTVAGITIDRTFDMLLQVMDSVPFRRAITRIKEQVIAGGSIADGIAREDIFPPLIGRMLRVGETTGNMDEQLKFLSDFYLQKLDDISQRLGKLIEPVVIGIIGIMFAFIVVGLIGPIYEIISTLGKM
- a CDS encoding GspE/PulE family protein; translation: MKKLLGELLKEKGLLNEARLQVALRHQQVTGQLLGDILVRLGFVSAMDIAQTLAEQAGLEFIDVINYPISAEVLQKIPQSMAQRFSFIPIEFRNGRLLIGITNPGNVAAIDAVTRLTGSPPHVAVVDSESFNDVLERAYYFMENPIKEKLEKIISELKNQETASPQQVSSLVELILTEGMRRKATDIHISSSYDSVDVFYRIDGILQHGFCIPKIAQIPMISRIKVLSRLDITEQRLPQDGAFVFSFLDKNYEMRVSIVPTIYGENVVIRVLGFSGALLRLGNLGFQTEDIKKLKILFSKPHGMIIVAGPTGSGKTTTIYAAMREINLLERNVLSIEDPVEYRMSFVRQVQVNEKIGLDFIMAGRNFMRQDPDVIFLGEIRDEETAKIAIRASITGHLVLSTLHTNDAVTAVPRLIDLGIDRFLLSSSILGVIAQRLVRLLCPKCKVEKPLTPDMLSVLIGQTTDPLLKEEIKETRKLFAPAGCEFCHHTGYTGRTAIGEVIIFDDELREMIASGMPVTSMKDAARKKGTTFMRDDGIRKVLRGLTSLEELTRVAG
- the mshL gene encoding pilus (MSHA type) biogenesis protein MshL — its product is MKKLLIFILVCCFLSCAHKEIKSSLETIEPPAVEHESRPVKELPPEPLPVNEELSPLKEIKIDLKLRNSPLRDVLHIIADAGGLNLVIENGVNSETPLTITLKGVTLYEALEAVFDGLDYFWEIKNNILRIIPQRTKVFELPLPPLSQSIDVNLGGDILGGIQTAEGLTTGNIRGEISQKIASDRGAYDFWKSIEESIKKILDMSVAPLKPSFTLNKVTGTVFVTAGKRDLGQVERFLNRLKESLSRQVMIEARIAEVQLNDTLRYGIDWTFLDNWRGVGDISVGTTGFKDVVDIPRFSIGITGANFNSILRALETQGRVNVLSNPKINIMNGQTALLSVGRNFSFISRVETTTTTTGTAPTITFTVTTSSLLSGIMLGVIPFVDDRGEISMTITPIISDLVSMEERTIGQPGQNIVQISLPTVDLREMSTIIKVKNGETIIIGGLIQDKDSVRENRVPLLGSLPLIGTLFKSHEKIKDRKELVIMLRPVAATETYPRDEKTPR
- a CDS encoding peptide-binding protein, with the translated sequence MLCSDKGAWQAVRAEQSLKRKTFYYLLLLFFCSALTGCRIEHEIRERESIRVGTLADARMLLPLFASDSASAEISSLIFNGLTKYNKNIKLVGDLAESWQIKNNGREIIFHLRRNVKWHDGREFTSRDVLFTYRAVTDPKNPTPYGGIYGPVDRVEAIDKYTVRVIYKEPFAPALESWSMGILPAHLLEGKDLAKSELNRAPVGTGPYRFKRWITGQRIELERFDDYFEGRPNIKKYIARIIPDMSTMFLELKFGGIDYMGLTPAQYKLKADTEYFKKRFQKFRYPAFGYTYLGFNLLDERFKEKRVRQAIAYAIDKDKIIRGVLLGYGRPCTGPFPPDSWAYNKKIKGYPYDPAKALELLMEAGWKRGDDGILRKNGVPFKFTVLVNQGNTQRLMAAQIIKEDLKKIGIEMDIRVLEWQTLLHQFIDKRAFEAVIMGWALSRDPDIYDIWHSSKTREGEFNFISYRNPEVDSLLLKGRTTLNIEERKKIYWRIHEILHEDQPTVFLYVPDALPVIHKRFKGIEPSPIGIWHNFIHWYVE
- a CDS encoding type I restriction enzyme HsdR N-terminal domain-containing protein; amino-acid sequence: MENKVSREELIKERITAEESLELIQLSGIRMKTWEFLIKERGFSREDIIVDPEFELPLSDCSIKISIDFIIKAGGREAVLIRCAPTSIESWERYVLAFARVIKEHQIPFAAVTDGERLRLLDVPSGRLRGERLEDLPSKEELLKYMKDLVPIPFPEEKLEREKRIVYAFEGVKCEIKKND
- a CDS encoding ABC transporter ATP-binding protein; protein product: MLEVTDLHVSYGPIKAVRGINLSVKEGEIVSIIGANGAGKTSTLMSIAGGVRPASGRILFKGQDITGLPAHEVMKKGLVLVPEGRRIFSNLTVAENLELGAFTKKISASLIEELFEFFPVLKERRNQVAGTLSGGEQQMLAIARALMSEPELIMFDEPSLGLSPIMVTRIFSIIKKINSRGVTVLLVEQNAKAALKLSSRAYVLENGTLRMEGTGSELLKNEELRRAYLGE
- a CDS encoding ABC transporter ATP-binding protein, which translates into the protein MHIIEFKNLTKYFGGLAALEEVSFRIRENAIFSIIGPNGAGKTTLFNCLTGLTKPSKGEILFRGKNIVGLPPHKIAEAGISRTFQNIRLFKEMTVLQNVLVAQHNSYSQNIFSIFIKRKNFLKQEEAILQKAYEYLEFVNLHEELEKLAGELPYGSQRRLEIARALATEAEVILLDEPTAGMNPQESSEMMDIIKRLKEIGKTVVLIEHDMRVVMGVSEWIVVLDHGVKIAEGTPDMVKNDPLVIEAYLGKEIHA